In the genome of Williamwhitmania sp., one region contains:
- a CDS encoding universal stress protein produces MKHLIVPIDFSKESLNGLKFAVMLSKKMACHIQMVFVQEKVKDYARYSLVEERQDAKKKFDKLVLEYSPKLGHHSRLSYIVKKGKVYKEVVGQVEAFDDSMVVCSTHGASGFEALFIGSNAFRIVTATDRPVITIRHGCCHKDIKRIVMPIDITADSRQKVPLTAELATIFGAEIHVVGVASLSSEEIETKIKAYTHQVHEFLEANKIPVTVEFIKGDNITDVIIDYAKQVDADLISIMSEQSVNLSNFVLGSYAQQMLNKAPVPVLIVHPKEVFVMGSFRTQGILY; encoded by the coding sequence ATGAAGCACTTAATTGTTCCGATAGATTTCTCAAAGGAATCCTTGAACGGATTGAAGTTTGCCGTGATGCTTTCAAAGAAAATGGCGTGCCATATTCAAATGGTTTTTGTTCAGGAAAAGGTGAAAGATTATGCACGCTACAGCTTGGTGGAGGAGCGTCAGGATGCCAAAAAGAAGTTCGACAAGTTGGTTTTAGAATATTCACCCAAGCTGGGCCATCACAGCCGTTTGAGTTACATAGTTAAGAAGGGGAAAGTATATAAGGAGGTGGTTGGGCAAGTGGAGGCTTTCGACGATTCTATGGTGGTATGCTCCACCCACGGAGCATCCGGCTTTGAGGCTCTCTTTATTGGCAGCAATGCCTTCCGAATAGTAACCGCAACCGATCGACCAGTTATCACCATTCGTCATGGCTGTTGTCACAAGGATATTAAGCGTATTGTAATGCCCATTGATATTACCGCTGACTCGCGCCAAAAAGTTCCATTAACGGCTGAGCTAGCCACAATTTTTGGTGCCGAAATACACGTGGTAGGTGTTGCCAGCCTCAGTTCGGAAGAGATCGAGACTAAAATAAAGGCATATACCCATCAGGTACATGAATTTCTGGAGGCTAACAAAATTCCTGTTACGGTGGAGTTTATTAAGGGCGATAATATTACTGATGTTATTATTGACTATGCCAAGCAGGTTGATGCCGACCTGATTAGCATAATGAGCGAGCAGTCCGTGAACCTTAGCAACTTTGTGCTAGGGAGCTACGCTCAGCAAATGCTCAACAAGGCGCCAGTTCCGGTATTGATTGTTCACCCCAAGGAGGTATTTGTGATGGGGAGCTTTAGAACACAGGGAATCCTTTACTAG
- a CDS encoding septal ring lytic transglycosylase RlpA family protein → MHRLLLLCATGLMVTLGTRGQPAFVQEGNASYYGSGFHGKRTASGEVFSKNKLTAAHPTLEFGTLVKVTNLTNGKSVVVRINDRGPFSKNRIIDLSEAAAKRLDMVDAGTAMVRVETVTQQPTDTTTKATPSGEGYEFFDVEVTPAKHTGWAVQIGSFGEAANFIRLADHVKQRYNQHLLVQVVTVKERQVYRVLVGELPTEEKAKELLLALKREYPDAFITKLN, encoded by the coding sequence ATGCACAGGCTTCTACTTTTATGCGCAACAGGCCTAATGGTAACCCTTGGAACCAGAGGACAACCCGCCTTTGTGCAAGAGGGTAATGCCTCCTACTATGGCAGTGGTTTCCACGGAAAACGCACAGCCAGTGGCGAGGTATTTTCCAAGAACAAGCTCACTGCGGCTCATCCTACGCTAGAATTTGGGACGTTGGTAAAGGTTACCAACCTTACCAATGGGAAAAGTGTGGTGGTGAGAATTAACGACCGTGGCCCTTTTTCAAAAAACAGAATCATTGACCTATCTGAAGCGGCAGCCAAAAGATTGGATATGGTGGATGCTGGCACCGCCATGGTGCGGGTGGAAACGGTGACCCAGCAGCCAACGGATACAACCACAAAGGCTACCCCATCGGGTGAGGGCTATGAGTTTTTCGATGTTGAGGTAACTCCGGCAAAACACACAGGCTGGGCAGTTCAGATTGGAAGTTTTGGCGAGGCGGCCAACTTTATACGACTAGCCGACCATGTTAAGCAGCGGTATAACCAGCACCTCTTGGTGCAAGTGGTAACTGTAAAGGAACGGCAAGTTTATCGGGTGCTCGTGGGTGAATTACCAACCGAAGAAAAGGCTAAAGAACTGCTCCTTGCTTTAAAAAGAGAGTACCCCGATGCATTTATTACCAAATTGAACTAG
- a CDS encoding porin family protein, producing the protein MTNKKQTLLLILMLACSIPAFSQLEVGVRGGFLTTNRNFLPVIKSTSLASVKNYGLVFTVFGEKYLGMQTEFAMTERGYKDSLGYKHQQQMVELPLLGQVRFSYKSISLFFNIGAYAGYLLKSTDEIPTSDSTFIIQNHEFVKGIDRRFQYGLAGGPGIAFRTKHFSFQAEVRYYMGFAHLYNPAFTGMPMESRETGLGGFIGILYRIR; encoded by the coding sequence CATTCTCTCAGCTAGAGGTAGGGGTCAGGGGTGGCTTTTTGACAACCAACCGTAACTTTTTGCCCGTCATCAAGTCAACATCGCTCGCGAGCGTTAAAAATTATGGCTTGGTATTTACCGTTTTTGGAGAGAAGTATTTAGGCATGCAAACAGAGTTTGCCATGACCGAACGTGGCTACAAAGACTCCCTTGGTTACAAACATCAGCAACAAATGGTAGAGTTACCCTTGTTGGGCCAAGTCCGATTCAGCTATAAATCCATTTCGCTTTTTTTCAACATAGGAGCATACGCCGGCTATCTTCTAAAGAGTACCGATGAGATCCCGACCAGTGACTCCACCTTTATCATTCAAAACCACGAATTTGTAAAAGGTATAGACCGGCGGTTCCAATACGGTTTGGCTGGCGGTCCCGGCATTGCCTTTCGAACCAAGCACTTCTCCTTTCAGGCCGAGGTCCGTTACTACATGGGGTTTGCCCATCTGTACAACCCGGCTTTTACTGGAATGCCAATGGAATCGAGGGAGACTGGTCTTGGTGGTTTTATTGGAATTCTATACCGAATTCGTTAA